The following are encoded together in the Methylorubrum sp. B1-46 genome:
- a CDS encoding DsbA family protein, whose amino-acid sequence MITRRDALKLTGLAIGTAALLPSLSLEALAQSADTAALMQPGPLGDVWLGPPDAKVTIIEYASMTCSHCAHFHATTWPVLKERYIDTGKVRFTLREFPLDPLATAAFMLARCDGEAKYYPITDLLFDQQQNWAFVRKPQSPVDAMEQLLRQAGFSKEKFEACLKDQKTYSAINAVKTRGLETLKVESTPTFFINGEKRAGALSIEELEKIIKPILGA is encoded by the coding sequence ATGATCACCCGGCGCGACGCCCTGAAACTGACCGGCCTTGCCATCGGCACTGCCGCCCTGCTGCCGTCCCTGTCCCTTGAGGCTCTGGCGCAATCGGCCGATACGGCCGCCTTGATGCAGCCTGGGCCCCTCGGCGACGTCTGGCTCGGGCCGCCGGATGCCAAGGTGACAATCATCGAATACGCTTCGATGACCTGCTCGCACTGCGCCCATTTCCACGCGACGACGTGGCCGGTGCTGAAGGAGCGCTACATCGATACAGGCAAGGTGCGCTTCACCCTGCGCGAGTTCCCTCTCGATCCGCTCGCCACCGCCGCCTTCATGCTGGCGCGCTGCGACGGCGAGGCGAAATACTATCCGATCACCGACCTGCTGTTCGACCAGCAGCAGAACTGGGCCTTCGTGCGCAAGCCGCAATCGCCGGTCGATGCCATGGAGCAGCTCCTGCGTCAGGCCGGCTTCTCGAAGGAGAAGTTCGAGGCCTGCCTGAAGGATCAGAAGACCTACTCGGCCATCAACGCGGTCAAGACCCGCGGGCTCGAAACCCTCAAGGTCGAATCGACGCCGACCTTCTTCATCAACGGCGAGAAGCGCGCCGGCGCCCTCTCGATCGAGGAGCTGGAGAAGATCATCAAGCCGATCCTGGGGGCGTAA
- a CDS encoding site-specific DNA-methyltransferase: MASPRTAVVGVTARNQVSRTGRIASAPRMGLAPSVQRLPNTLPLDEILIGDCIAAMDRLPAESVDCVFADPPYNLQLGEAGLTRPDQSVVDAVDDDWDKFSSFEAYDAFTRAWLKSARRVMKPNATLWVIGSYHNIFRVGSALQDLGYWILNDIVWRKANPMPNFRGKRFTNAHETLIWASRSPQARYTFHYDALKAGNEDLQMRSDWFIPLCTGEERLKDAAGRKVHPTQKPEALLARTLLAATNPGDVVLDPFFGTGTTGAVAKRLGRHFIGCERDPTYAAAARARIESIETLSSASLALATPKRAEPRIPFLSVVEAGHVRAGETLTDERRRFRATVRPDGQLSVGPAMGSIHKVGALVQGLPACNGWTFWHAERGGKLVCIDDFRTEMRGQAGA; encoded by the coding sequence ATGGCTTCCCCGCGTACCGCGGTCGTCGGCGTCACCGCCCGGAATCAGGTCTCGCGTACCGGGCGGATCGCGTCGGCGCCGCGGATGGGTCTCGCACCCTCCGTTCAGCGTCTCCCCAACACCCTACCCCTCGACGAAATCCTGATCGGCGACTGTATCGCCGCCATGGATCGTCTCCCGGCGGAAAGCGTCGACTGCGTCTTCGCCGACCCGCCCTACAACCTCCAGCTCGGCGAGGCGGGCCTGACCCGTCCCGATCAGAGCGTGGTCGATGCCGTCGACGACGACTGGGACAAGTTTTCCAGCTTCGAAGCCTACGACGCGTTCACCCGCGCCTGGCTCAAGTCCGCGCGCCGCGTGATGAAGCCGAACGCAACCCTGTGGGTCATCGGTTCGTACCACAACATCTTCCGGGTCGGCAGCGCGTTGCAGGATCTCGGTTACTGGATTCTGAACGACATCGTCTGGCGCAAGGCCAACCCGATGCCGAATTTCCGCGGCAAGCGCTTCACCAACGCGCACGAGACCCTGATCTGGGCCTCGCGCTCGCCGCAAGCGAGGTACACATTTCACTACGACGCCCTGAAGGCCGGCAACGAAGACCTTCAGATGCGCTCTGACTGGTTCATTCCGCTCTGCACGGGCGAGGAGCGGCTGAAGGACGCGGCCGGCCGCAAGGTCCACCCGACCCAGAAGCCGGAGGCCCTGCTTGCCCGCACGCTGCTGGCGGCGACCAATCCCGGCGACGTGGTGCTCGACCCGTTCTTCGGCACCGGCACGACCGGCGCCGTGGCGAAGCGGCTCGGGCGTCACTTCATCGGCTGCGAGCGCGACCCGACCTACGCCGCCGCGGCACGCGCCCGGATCGAGAGCATCGAGACTCTGTCGTCTGCCTCACTGGCGCTCGCCACCCCGAAGCGGGCCGAGCCGCGCATCCCGTTCCTGAGCGTGGTCGAGGCCGGCCATGTTCGGGCCGGCGAGACGCTGACCGACGAGCGCCGCCGCTTCCGGGCGACGGTGCGGCCGGACGGCCAGCTCAGCGTCGGGCCGGCGATGGGGTCGATCCACAAGGTCGGCGCTCTGGTGCAGGGCCTGCCCGCCTGCAACGGATGGACATTCTGGCACGCCGAGCGCGGCGGAAAACTCGTCTGCATCGACGATTTTCGGACTGAGATGCGGGGCCAAGCCGGGGCTTAG
- a CDS encoding porin, translated as MKLVKSLLLGSAAGLTIVGGAQAADLPVKKAAPIEYVRVCTAYGAGFFYIPGTDTCLRISGRARAEYGYIGSDNRRVVGGGDLSGFVGLARFAFDTRTQTGYGTLRAFLRVDMASRTGHTKLSSGTNLRGGYAFSGTGQDAFGRIQNFVNVDKAFIQFAGLTAGRASSFYDFYAADYEIIGSSLGSNMPSTNLLAYTQKFGDGWTATISMEDPNYRKNPIYSDAVPAAAAGAGTGALSQVLTTAPTPIILGTNAAGDATAVAFIDAVQRSRLPDFVGSLRYDAPWGSAQLSAAVREINTGGYLSVLGVPGTGAVQTANTQNLLAARGLGGGVGQTEYGWAVQAGAKFNLPFIAPGDGFYLQGSYGEGASFYTGINRFTAGYLSSASVYAGNPFNQFLSDAVVNPLTGRTELSTSFTVVGSYLHYWSPEWRSAFYASYGEMWFPTGARQAMSQANSIVGSPSTVAPPSYITNNLGYNLSQSLRDTYQVVTGASLIWSPVKDLDIGVEGQYIKTGVKNGRVSDGDKGGFVANVPTRTVSSEDVFQARFRVQRDF; from the coding sequence ATGAAGCTCGTGAAGAGCCTTCTCCTTGGATCGGCAGCGGGGCTGACCATCGTGGGTGGGGCTCAGGCCGCCGACCTGCCGGTGAAGAAGGCCGCTCCGATTGAGTACGTCCGGGTCTGCACCGCCTACGGCGCCGGCTTCTTCTACATCCCGGGAACCGACACCTGCCTTCGCATCTCCGGCCGCGCCCGCGCCGAGTATGGCTACATCGGCAGCGATAACCGCCGTGTCGTCGGCGGCGGCGATCTCTCGGGCTTCGTCGGCCTTGCCCGCTTCGCCTTCGACACCCGCACCCAGACCGGCTACGGCACCCTGCGCGCCTTCCTTCGCGTCGACATGGCGAGCCGCACCGGCCACACCAAGCTCTCCTCCGGCACGAACCTGCGCGGCGGCTACGCCTTCTCCGGCACCGGCCAGGATGCCTTCGGCCGCATCCAGAACTTCGTCAACGTCGACAAGGCGTTCATTCAGTTCGCCGGCCTGACCGCCGGTCGCGCCTCCTCGTTCTACGACTTCTACGCCGCCGACTACGAGATCATCGGCTCCTCGCTCGGCTCCAACATGCCGTCGACCAACCTGCTCGCCTACACGCAGAAGTTCGGCGACGGCTGGACCGCCACGATCTCGATGGAAGATCCGAACTACCGCAAGAACCCGATCTACTCCGACGCCGTCCCGGCGGCGGCGGCGGGCGCGGGCACGGGTGCCCTCTCGCAGGTCCTCACCACCGCTCCGACCCCGATCATCCTCGGCACCAACGCCGCCGGCGATGCCACCGCGGTCGCCTTCATCGACGCCGTTCAGCGCTCGCGCCTGCCCGACTTCGTCGGCTCGCTGCGCTACGACGCTCCGTGGGGTTCGGCTCAGCTCTCCGCCGCCGTGCGCGAGATCAACACCGGCGGCTACCTCTCCGTGCTCGGCGTTCCCGGCACCGGCGCGGTGCAGACCGCCAACACCCAGAACCTGCTCGCGGCTCGCGGCCTCGGCGGCGGCGTCGGTCAGACCGAGTACGGCTGGGCGGTCCAGGCGGGTGCGAAGTTCAACCTGCCCTTCATCGCCCCCGGCGACGGCTTCTATCTCCAGGGCTCGTACGGCGAGGGTGCCTCGTTCTACACCGGCATCAACCGCTTCACCGCCGGCTACCTGAGCAGCGCCTCGGTCTATGCCGGCAACCCGTTCAACCAGTTCCTCTCCGACGCGGTGGTCAACCCGCTGACCGGCCGGACCGAGCTGTCCACCAGCTTCACGGTGGTGGGCTCGTACCTCCACTACTGGTCGCCCGAGTGGCGTTCGGCCTTCTACGCCAGCTACGGTGAGATGTGGTTCCCGACGGGCGCCCGCCAAGCCATGAGCCAAGCCAACTCGATCGTCGGCAGCCCCTCGACCGTCGCACCGCCGTCCTACATCACGAACAACCTCGGCTATAACCTCAGCCAGTCGCTCCGTGACACCTACCAGGTCGTCACCGGCGCGAGCCTGATCTGGTCGCCGGTGAAGGATCTCGATATCGGCGTCGAGGGCCAGTACATCAAGACGGGCGTCAAGAACGGCCGCGTCTCCGACGGCGACAAGGGCGGCTTCGTGGCGAACGTCCCGACCCGCACCGTCAGCAGCGAGGACGTGTTCCAGGCCCGCTTCCGCGTGCAGCGCGACTTCTAA
- a CDS encoding DUF721 domain-containing protein, with product MARVKPLSELIEGCIGPAFAAQGFASSDILAAWPDIVGARLAGACQPVKLEWPRRARRDAEGRPEPGTLVVRVEGAFALDLQHLAPVVIQRVNAHYGWACIGKIVLRQDRLQRPARRAPQKMLDPARRGEVALAVARIEEERLRDALDRLGIAVVARR from the coding sequence ATGGCGCGCGTCAAACCGCTGAGCGAACTGATCGAGGGCTGCATCGGCCCCGCCTTTGCCGCGCAGGGCTTCGCCTCGTCCGACATCCTGGCCGCGTGGCCGGACATCGTCGGAGCCCGGCTCGCCGGGGCCTGCCAGCCGGTCAAACTCGAATGGCCGCGCCGCGCCCGCCGCGACGCCGAGGGCCGGCCGGAGCCCGGCACGCTGGTGGTGCGCGTGGAAGGCGCCTTTGCCCTCGACCTGCAGCACCTTGCGCCGGTCGTGATCCAGCGCGTCAACGCGCATTACGGCTGGGCGTGCATCGGCAAGATCGTGTTGCGTCAGGACCGGTTGCAGCGGCCCGCCCGCCGCGCCCCGCAAAAAATGCTCGACCCGGCGCGGCGCGGAGAGGTGGCGCTGGCGGTGGCGCGCATTGAGGAGGAACGCCTGCGCGACGCTCTCGATCGGCTCGGCATCGCCGTGGTGGCGCGGCGATAG
- a CDS encoding AtpZ/AtpI family protein, producing MSGDPSGEGSGPEKAPADGDLSARLKRLETQLEGKRPKVASSERARNSASGGSAQLGQAMRLSTEFIAGVIAGGILGYIVDHLFGTKPWGMIVLLMLGFVTGIYNVMRVSGFSGKKN from the coding sequence GTGAGCGGTGATCCTTCAGGCGAGGGGAGCGGGCCGGAAAAGGCTCCCGCCGACGGCGATCTCTCCGCGAGGCTCAAACGTCTCGAGACGCAGCTCGAGGGGAAGCGGCCGAAGGTCGCTTCATCCGAGCGTGCGCGCAACAGCGCGTCCGGCGGCTCGGCTCAACTCGGTCAGGCCATGCGGCTCTCGACCGAGTTCATCGCGGGCGTGATCGCCGGTGGGATCCTCGGATACATCGTCGATCATCTCTTCGGTACCAAGCCGTGGGGGATGATCGTGCTGCTGATGCTGGGCTTCGTGACGGGGATCTACAACGTCATGCGGGTCAGCGGCTTCAGCGGCAAGAAAAACTGA
- a CDS encoding F0F1 ATP synthase subunit A, whose product MAVSIDPIHQFELQPLVSLGHIGNQQLAFTQSALYMFAAVGIIALLTIVATSGRSVVPGRLQALAETLYEFIADTVHQATGADGKRFLPLVFSLFMFVLILNLLGMIPYAFAVTSHLIVTFGLALVVILTVVIYGVAKHGTHFLGVFVPSGVPKPLLLIMVPIEIVSFLSRPISLSVRLFANILAGHIALKIFAFFVVQLLVAGAWGVLSPLPLALTIALTALEFLVAALQAYVFATLTAVYLADALHPGH is encoded by the coding sequence ATGGCGGTCAGTATCGACCCGATCCACCAGTTCGAGCTGCAGCCGCTCGTCTCGCTGGGTCACATCGGCAACCAGCAGCTCGCGTTTACGCAATCGGCTCTCTACATGTTCGCGGCGGTGGGCATCATCGCGCTGCTGACCATCGTGGCGACCTCCGGGCGCTCGGTCGTCCCGGGCCGTCTCCAGGCGCTGGCCGAGACGCTCTACGAGTTCATCGCCGACACGGTGCACCAAGCGACCGGCGCGGACGGCAAGCGCTTCCTGCCGCTCGTCTTCTCGCTGTTCATGTTCGTGCTCATCCTGAACCTCCTCGGGATGATCCCCTACGCCTTCGCGGTGACCAGCCACCTCATCGTCACCTTCGGCCTCGCGCTCGTGGTGATCCTGACCGTGGTGATCTACGGCGTGGCCAAGCACGGCACCCACTTCCTCGGCGTGTTTGTGCCGTCGGGCGTGCCGAAGCCGCTGCTCCTCATCATGGTGCCGATCGAGATCGTGTCGTTCCTGTCGCGGCCGATCAGCCTCTCGGTCCGTCTCTTCGCCAACATCCTGGCCGGCCACATCGCCCTGAAGATCTTCGCCTTCTTCGTGGTGCAGCTTCTGGTCGCCGGTGCCTGGGGCGTGCTCTCGCCCCTGCCGCTCGCGCTCACCATTGCGCTCACGGCTCTCGAGTTCCTCGTCGCGGCCCTTCAGGCTTACGTTTTCGCGACGCTGACGGCGGTCTATCTCGCCGACGCCCTCCACCCCGGCCACTGA
- the mutY gene encoding A/G-specific adenine glycosylase, with product MPAASAADLLAWYDRHRRALPWRALPGETPAPYRVWLSEVMLQQTTVTAVKPYFEKFLALFPSVAALAAAPEEAVMSAWAGLGYYSRARNLHACAKAVAATGCFPDTEEGLRKLPGIGAYTAGAIAAIAFDRPAAAVDGNVERVMSRLHAIETPLPAARAQIRLFTQALVPERRPGDFAQALMDLGATLCTPKRPACALCPWMRPCRARAEGLQETFPRKVKKEKGILRKGAAFVALRAGDEAVLLRTRPPEGLLGAMAEPPTSDWLPDYDPAKGLLDAPLDARWKRLPGVVKHGFTHFPLELTVFLARVAADTKPPEGMRFTPRDALDAEPLPGAMKKVLAHALSGPVPLAAPVAKPPPEPDLATLPEPEPPPRRGPIPKPASSRPSDLARIVKKAPKPVRTR from the coding sequence ATGCCCGCCGCCTCGGCCGCCGACCTCCTCGCCTGGTACGACCGTCATCGCCGGGCGCTGCCCTGGCGCGCGCTTCCGGGCGAGACCCCCGCCCCCTACCGGGTCTGGCTCTCCGAGGTCATGCTGCAGCAGACCACCGTCACGGCGGTGAAGCCGTACTTCGAAAAGTTTCTGGCCTTGTTTCCAAGCGTGGCGGCGCTCGCCGCCGCGCCGGAAGAGGCGGTGATGTCGGCCTGGGCCGGGCTCGGCTATTACTCCCGCGCGCGCAACCTGCATGCCTGCGCCAAGGCCGTCGCCGCCACAGGGTGCTTTCCCGACACGGAAGAAGGCCTGCGCAAGCTGCCCGGCATTGGCGCCTACACGGCCGGCGCCATCGCCGCGATCGCCTTCGACCGGCCGGCGGCGGCCGTCGACGGCAATGTCGAGCGGGTCATGAGCCGCCTGCACGCCATCGAGACGCCGCTTCCCGCCGCCCGCGCGCAGATCCGCCTGTTCACGCAGGCGCTGGTGCCGGAGCGGCGGCCGGGCGATTTCGCGCAGGCGCTGATGGATCTCGGCGCGACGCTGTGCACCCCGAAGCGGCCGGCCTGCGCCCTCTGCCCCTGGATGCGGCCCTGCCGCGCCCGGGCCGAGGGTTTGCAGGAGACGTTTCCGCGTAAAGTGAAGAAGGAGAAGGGGATCTTGCGAAAGGGCGCGGCCTTCGTCGCGCTGCGGGCCGGCGACGAGGCGGTCCTGCTGCGCACGCGGCCGCCGGAAGGCCTGCTCGGCGCCATGGCCGAACCGCCAACAAGCGATTGGCTGCCCGATTACGATCCGGCCAAGGGCCTGCTCGACGCGCCGCTCGATGCCCGCTGGAAGCGCCTGCCCGGCGTGGTGAAGCACGGCTTCACCCATTTTCCGCTCGAACTGACGGTGTTTCTCGCCCGCGTCGCGGCGGACACGAAGCCGCCGGAGGGCATGCGCTTCACCCCCCGCGACGCGCTGGACGCCGAACCGCTGCCCGGCGCGATGAAGAAGGTGCTCGCCCACGCGCTCAGCGGGCCGGTGCCGCTCGCCGCGCCTGTGGCGAAGCCGCCGCCCGAGCCTGATCTCGCCACGCTGCCCGAGCCCGAGCCGCCGCCGCGGCGCGGGCCGATCCCGAAGCCCGCCTCGTCGCGGCCCTCGGATCTGGCGCGGATCGTGAAGAAGGCGCCCAAGCCCGTTCGGACACGATAA
- a CDS encoding F0F1 ATP synthase subunit C — protein MDPVAAKYIGAGLACLGMAGASIGLGNLFGQFYSGALRNPSAADSQRTNLLLGFALTEALGIFSLLVALLLLFAV, from the coding sequence ATGGATCCCGTCGCTGCGAAGTACATCGGCGCCGGCCTCGCCTGCCTCGGCATGGCGGGCGCCAGCATCGGCCTCGGCAACCTGTTCGGCCAGTTCTACTCGGGCGCGCTTCGCAACCCGTCGGCCGCCGACAGCCAGCGCACCAACCTCCTCCTGGGCTTCGCGCTCACCGAGGCGCTCGGCATCTTCTCGCTGCTCGTCGCGCTGCTGCTGCTCTTCGCCGTCTGA
- a CDS encoding septal ring lytic transglycosylase RlpA family protein — protein MKVSNRTAAACLVTVIGAFATLPAQAQSGQASWYGSGRKTANGERFNPNGYTAAHRSLPFGTRVRVTNRSNGRSVVVRINDRGPFVGGRVIDLARGSARAIGMSGTSYVSLNVVR, from the coding sequence ATGAAGGTTTCCAACCGGACCGCTGCCGCCTGCCTCGTGACCGTCATCGGCGCCTTCGCGACGCTGCCTGCCCAGGCCCAGAGCGGCCAGGCCTCCTGGTACGGAAGCGGCCGGAAGACAGCGAACGGCGAGCGTTTCAACCCCAACGGATACACCGCCGCCCACCGCAGCCTGCCCTTCGGCACGCGCGTTCGCGTCACGAACCGCTCCAACGGCCGCTCCGTCGTCGTTCGCATCAACGATCGCGGCCCGTTCGTCGGCGGCCGGGTGATCGATCTCGCCCGCGGCTCGGCCCGTGCCATCGGCATGTCGGGCACCAGCTACGTCTCGCTCAACGTGGTGCGCTGA
- a CDS encoding ABC-F family ATP-binding cassette domain-containing protein, whose product MAAPPLLTLQDVALTFGGTPLIERAELTIASGDRTCLVGRNGSGKSTLMRIAAGLVEPDRAVRFVQPGTTIRYLAQEPDFSGFETTLAFAESGLAPGDDAHRARYLLESLGLDGSEDPRRLSGGEARRTALAQALAPEPDILLLDEPTNHLDLPAIEWLENELKRTRSALVLISHDRRFLSSLSRATVWLDRGVTRRIEQGFSSFEAWRDAFFEEEERDKHKLDRKIADEEHWLRYGVTARRKRNVRRLADLQNLRKQSREHRRPVGQAVLTASEGEASGTLIAEAKHVSKSYGERRIVHDLTLRVLRGDRLGIVGPNGAGKTTLINLLTGALTPDSGEMRLGTGLNMVHLDQARAVLEPTATVTEVLTGGRGDSVTVGGRSRHVIGYLKDFLFSPEQARTPVSVLSGGERNRLLIARALAQPSNLLVLDEPTNDLDLETLDLLQEMLGDYAGTLILVSHDRDFLDRVAGNVLVSEGEGRWVEYAGGYTDMLGQRGRGVEARSDGRDKAARDRPEPREKAPRAESPQTRTKLGFKEQHELKTLPTRMAELEAGIAKLREVLADPGLYGRDPGRFQKATAMLGAAETELAAAEERWLTLEMQREAQGG is encoded by the coding sequence ATGGCCGCTCCCCCGCTTCTCACCCTTCAGGATGTCGCGCTCACCTTCGGCGGCACGCCGCTGATCGAGCGGGCCGAGCTGACGATCGCATCCGGCGACCGCACCTGCCTCGTCGGCCGCAACGGTTCGGGCAAGTCGACCCTGATGCGCATCGCCGCGGGGCTGGTCGAGCCGGACCGGGCCGTGCGCTTCGTCCAGCCCGGCACCACGATCCGCTACCTCGCGCAGGAGCCGGATTTCTCCGGCTTCGAGACGACCCTGGCTTTCGCGGAATCCGGTCTTGCGCCGGGCGACGACGCCCACCGCGCCCGCTACCTTCTGGAGAGCCTGGGACTCGACGGCAGCGAGGATCCGCGCCGATTGTCGGGCGGCGAGGCACGCCGGACGGCGCTGGCCCAGGCGCTCGCGCCCGAGCCCGACATCCTGCTTCTCGACGAGCCGACCAACCACCTCGACCTGCCGGCCATCGAGTGGCTGGAAAACGAGCTGAAGCGCACCCGCTCGGCCCTCGTCCTCATCAGCCACGACCGCCGCTTCCTCTCGTCCCTGTCGCGCGCCACCGTCTGGCTCGACCGCGGCGTGACGCGGCGGATCGAGCAGGGCTTTTCGAGCTTCGAGGCATGGCGCGACGCCTTCTTCGAGGAGGAGGAGCGCGACAAGCACAAGCTCGACCGAAAGATCGCCGACGAGGAGCACTGGCTGCGATACGGCGTCACCGCCCGGCGCAAGCGCAACGTGCGCCGGCTCGCCGATCTGCAGAACCTGCGCAAGCAGAGCCGCGAGCACCGCCGACCTGTGGGTCAGGCGGTGCTGACCGCGAGCGAGGGCGAGGCCTCGGGCACGCTGATCGCCGAAGCCAAGCACGTCTCGAAATCCTACGGCGAGCGCCGGATCGTCCACGACCTGACGCTGCGGGTGCTGCGCGGCGACCGACTCGGCATCGTCGGCCCCAACGGGGCGGGCAAGACCACGCTGATCAATCTGCTGACCGGCGCCCTCACGCCCGATTCGGGCGAGATGCGCCTCGGCACCGGCCTCAACATGGTCCATCTCGATCAGGCCCGCGCCGTCCTGGAACCCACCGCCACGGTCACGGAGGTTCTGACCGGGGGGCGCGGCGACAGCGTCACGGTGGGTGGGCGCAGCCGCCACGTGATCGGCTATCTCAAGGACTTCCTCTTCAGCCCGGAACAGGCGCGCACGCCGGTGAGCGTGCTCTCGGGCGGCGAGCGCAACCGGCTGCTGATCGCCCGGGCGCTGGCCCAACCCTCCAACCTGCTCGTGCTCGACGAGCCCACCAACGACCTCGACCTCGAGACCCTCGACCTGCTGCAGGAGATGCTCGGCGACTATGCCGGCACCCTGATTCTGGTCAGCCACGACCGCGACTTCCTCGATCGCGTCGCCGGCAATGTCCTGGTCAGCGAGGGGGAGGGGCGCTGGGTCGAATATGCCGGCGGCTACACCGACATGCTCGGCCAGCGCGGACGCGGCGTGGAGGCCCGCAGCGACGGGCGGGACAAGGCTGCCCGCGACCGCCCCGAGCCGCGGGAAAAGGCGCCGCGGGCTGAATCTCCTCAGACGCGGACCAAGCTCGGTTTCAAGGAGCAGCACGAGTTGAAGACGCTGCCGACGCGCATGGCCGAACTGGAGGCGGGAATCGCCAAGCTGCGCGAGGTCCTGGCCGATCCAGGCCTGTATGGTCGCGATCCCGGACGCTTTCAGAAGGCGACAGCGATGCTCGGTGCCGCGGAGACCGAACTCGCCGCCGCCGAGGAACGCTGGCTCACCCTGGAGATGCAGCGCGAGGCGCAGGGCGGCTGA
- a CDS encoding polyhydroxyalkanoic acid system family protein has product MAKPMVVEIPHELGRDEARRRIDEGTTRVREALGKSGIAINTLNWTGDRLDYSVTALAQTVDGQIDVGQDVVRVEVRMPLLLSMFAQKIQKIVGKEGNKLLLTKK; this is encoded by the coding sequence ATGGCGAAGCCGATGGTGGTCGAGATTCCGCACGAACTCGGCCGCGACGAGGCCCGGCGGCGCATCGACGAGGGCACCACCCGCGTGCGCGAGGCGCTCGGCAAGAGCGGCATCGCCATCAACACGCTGAACTGGACCGGCGACCGGCTCGACTACTCGGTGACGGCCCTGGCGCAGACCGTGGACGGCCAGATCGACGTCGGCCAGGACGTGGTGCGCGTCGAGGTGCGCATGCCGCTGCTCTTGTCGATGTTTGCACAGAAGATCCAGAAGATCGTCGGCAAGGAAGGCAACAAGCTCCTCCTGACCAAGAAGTAG